In the genome of Falco naumanni isolate bFalNau1 chromosome 5, bFalNau1.pat, whole genome shotgun sequence, the window tgaggttaAACAAGGGGAAGCACAAAGTCCTGTATGTGGGTCAGAGCAACCCCAAGCACAagtacaggctgggcagagaatggattaTGAGCAGCCCAAGGAGAAAGACTTGAGGGTGTTGGCAGATGAGAAGCTTAGCgtgacctggcaatgtgcacttgcagtcCAGAGAGCCAAccatgtcctgggctgcatcaaaagaagtatggccagcaggtcaacaGAGGCAGTTCTGCCCCtttactctgctctggtgagaccccacctggagtactctgttcagctctggggcccccaacataagaaggacacggacctgttggagcgagtccagagaagggccacaaaaatgatcagagggtggagcacctctcctgtgaagacaggctgagagagttggggtagttcagcttggagaagagaaggctctggggacacctcaTAGCAGTTTTCCAGTACCTAAAtggggcctacaagaaagcgggagagggactttttacatggcatgtagtgataggacaaggggggaatagctttaaactgaaagagggtagattttgATTGGATGTTGGGACGAAATTCTTCACTATGGcagtggtgaggcactggaacaggttgtccagagaagctgtgggtgccccatccctggaagtgttcaaggtcaggctggatggggctctgagcaacctggtctagtggaaggtgtccctgcccatggcaggggtgttggaactagatgatctttaagatctcttccaacccaaaccactccaTGACTCTGTGCAAAAAGTGTCCTTCTATAAAAACCCCTTTGTAACCGACAACTGTAATGGATTGactttcctttcatttcactttaatatttcacatttccacTCCCTGGGTAGAATTTTTGTCTCCTGTTATGCAGGACTTTTTTGATCTTCCTCTTTGTCAGTAAGTATAACATAGTCCATGGAAAATTTTGTAAGATAAAACAAAAACGTGAAGATGGAAAGGAAACTGCCTTCAAAGAATGGCAGGAAATTAGCCCAAGTGTTTGATTGCGCATTTCCTcatgggaattaaaaaaaaaaaaaaaaaaaaaaaaaaaaaagatagatagTTGAGACAAAGGAAGAATCATTAAGTAAGGAGCATAAAGATTCATAAAGTATAGTTTTAGCATCCTAAACCCAGGTCTAACAAGTATATAGAAAGTGCAGAGTCAGATAAACAGCAAAGAGTGCACACAGTCTTTAGTCATCTGCCACATTCATCTAAATTCTGGAAGAAACAAGTTTGAGATATCAAGGTATAAGCTTCAAATACAAGCTTTGAAACActagtttttttaatattattttatttttgaagaaatactCTCTCCCAAcctatttttcttattattttcttaaaacatagCAATACTCTAAGGATCTACATGTTGCAGGGGATGTACAATCAACCACATAGTGTGGTTAAAGATCAGTTCTGACAACCAGTAACAAGTTCCTATGAGGGAAAGAAATCTGATAGAGTATGAGTAGAAATTAATTCCCCCATGTGTCTTGTACTAGCCTGCACAGCTTATTCTGTTTGAATACTTTATCCCctaagtatttattaaaaaaaactcatTAGACATAACTGTTAGCTAAATTCACAAGAACTCATAGAATACATTAGCCTACTCCCAACGTTCGAAGCTCTTAGCTTACTACTTGTCAGTGATACCACAGAGTTCAAAAGATGCCGAGTTGCGTTAATAAATTATTACGATGATAAGATATTTGATACATATTTATGTTTCCATCAGAGCTGATGAGTCTAAATATGACATATTGTTATTgaagtattaaaataacattgtatgacaaaaacacaacacaaaatatATTAAGGCAGCTAGCACACTTTCCTGGAAAATAAACTATTTATAATATCcaagattagaaaaaaaaactttaaaaaaaccacaaaaattacTCTCttagaaaaggctttttttcttttttttttttctcttttttttccttctttttccttctttttttaaactttttttttttttttttccctgcatcaAATATGTGCTAATCAGTAGTTCTAGCACTTTGGtcattttagaaaacagatgGATGACagacatttaagaaaaacacagaaagggaaagcagtgtatctgaaagtattttacatttatacCTTTTAGGTACTGTCTGTTCATTTACTTTGTAGGCTTTTAAATCCAGGATCTGTTTGAATTTTGCTAGAGCTAACTTTTGTTTAGAAACACTGTAACTATTTCTCCGTTCAATTCATTTAATCAAAAGCATGAAACAGATTGATCTGCAAAATATAATCATGGCAACCCAGAAATTACTCATGTACTCTCTGTTAGCACAGTTTCTAGCTCAGTTAGAAATCCTTTTCGATAACTGAGTATACACCTTCACTTTGGATTCACAGCAATGTGCTGGAGAAGGATCTGAGACCAGCTATACATCCTAAGTGAAATTATTTGACTTAACCACATAGTTGTAAAATTCTCATGTTTTGcattccatcttttttttttttttttcctggggcCCAATATTTTATTATCTATATAAAGTGGATCTGCTTTAGCTGTACCCCAAAGTCCTCACTGAGAAAGGTAGGATTTACAGGTCCATAACCCTGCTCCAAAACAGCATGAGGTAGGATTTGACAACCTACCTGCTGTGTTAAAATGGTAACTACCTGGCTATTGGGAAACAGTATCTAGCCAGAGCCAAAAATGTCTGGTTCCTGCCCATCCCTTCTGTTATGCTTTATTTGGTAGTCATGATCTGAGGAGGCCTGACACTGGATCTGACTGGTGAGATAGGCAGGAGAAAGCCTTGCTGAAAATGCCCCTGGGGTTAGGTGTGAGCTTGGGATTTGAGCGTCTAGCACAAGCAGGATGTAGGCAGTTCTGACATGCCCACTGGCAGGAACTATGTGGACTTAAGCATCACTGGGGCAACTACAGAGTAACAACAGATAAGTAGGGGTTTCAAGGATCTTAGAAGCAGTTAAACGCTGCTGAAAGAGACTGGAAATTAAAAACCTATGTGtgtaagataatttttaaaatggggCTTgggtatttctgaaaatatcatCCTGATAACTCAAAACTAAATTTAAATACACCGTTTAAATgcaattgcatttcttttgtccTACAATATCACAAAAACTACTTTTAACAGATTATATGCTCGATTATATATTCTTTTACAGCAGCTTCATGGCAGGGAAACTCCAGCTGAATAAAGCTAACGtaacagagcagaaaatcaAGCACTCTGTCTAGTTTCATCTAATCTCTAATTCACATTCCTAAAAAGTTAAAGAGATGCAGAAGTGGACCCAAAGATTAGGGGATATCAAATCTCCAGACTTTTGGTCCAAGTCAGTCAGAATGCTCCTGTTTCACTGAGTATCAACATTACAAGGTCTAAACAGTCTGTCCTGGTTTATCTAAGTCAACAACCTTGCGCCTATTAGCAGTTAACCCATGAGACTGCCCATGCATTTTAGCACAAGTATACTTTGAAGTACATAAATAGACACTGTTTACTTTGCTAAAGCGGTGCCACAGTTTTAACATCTTGAAGGGCTGAACTTCAAAGACAACAAGGTTTACTAATTCTTATAAATATCCTCCAAAATATAACTTTTCATAAATGCATGACTGTTTTCAACTATGTTGACAACAGTACCATGTCCCCTGAAGTTATTTCAGAGTCCTGACTGTGTGTAGAGCTGATTCCAGTGTCAGAGTCTGTATCATTTATGTCCAGATTAGTCACTCTATGAACAAAGTCAGGAACAGCAATGCTGTTACTGGACATGCCACTGCCCTTGGATGGTTCTTCATTTGATGGAAGCCTAGTTTCGATGTTGTCTTTAACATGTagtaaattaaattcttctgtAAGAAGTtcatattctttttccttcttttgaagCAGTGAGTCCCTGTATGTAAGTTCTTTCTGAATGCAGCTCAGGTATGAGTTGATTCTCAGACCGTCTTTCATACTTTTTTCCAGCTCATATTTTACACTTTCCAAATCTGAGTTTTCCAGCTCAGCATTAGCAGCTCCTTCTGTGTGAATATCATCTCcacttttttctgtgcatatACCGTGTACCTCTCTTTCAATTTCAGCACATAGCTTCTCTATTAATTGTTTGTGATGCTTCAGTCTCTCTTCAACCTGTAAAATTCCATCACTTTTGCTCAAATAGTCATGCATGTTTTTCTGATCATCTAGCCTACTCCCTTGCTGCTCAGCCTCACTTGGATTGATCATTAAATAGGAGTCCTGTACATAATTTTCTCCATCATTGGCCACACGATCTAGATGGAATTTTGCTTCACATTTTTCAATTTCCATATCTAGCTCCTTCATTCTAAGGACTTGTTGATGAATGGTATGATCTTGAGAAATGATCAGATGAATCAGTGTCTCCATGTTATCTCTCTCTTGCTGAACACTGTCCTGTTTAAGCTTGGCCAGTTTCCGGAAAGTCTTCCtcacaattttcttttgcttatctATTGGCAACATCTTCATGTAATTTGCTGGACTGAGATCCCACTGTTTTTCTACATTTTGTACTACCTTAGCTTCAGCTGTTTTCCACAATGGAAATGAGAGGAAAGCATCTGACTTTACCaacacaaaatgcaaattaGACTGCTCTTCCCCCCAGGCCTTCCAAAGTCTCAGAATCTTTGTCAAGGGAGGAAGTACTCGCTCTGAGCCTCTCCATTTTTCTACAATGCAGTAATCGCTAGGTTTTCCAAAAAGGACCTTTTTGTCTCCAAAAGTTGCTTGATGTTCCTCAAGCAACGCTTGAATGACTTCTGCACAAGTGGTGCGCTTTGTCAGGCCACATACAATCTTCTCTTCCTggcaaacccaaaccacaatcTCTCTTTCATTTGAAGCCATGTCCTTGTTGGGAGACCTGGAAAACAAGAAGAGACCAAATATAAATTACATATCAATGTCACAAACTGTAtgaataataacaataattccGACATGACTACCACGTTGAAAAATTCCCATATTATTTTACAAGACAATATACTTCTTTAAATTACATGAAGAAATATCATTGgattaagaaacagaaaaccacacCTATTTCAGCTACTGCTTTAAGATTATTACTAGTCCAGCTGGATGAGAATCTCACACAAAATGTCATTTATCAAATTTAGGTTTTGTACACTTAAGTGTTTATTAACAATCAGTGACAAATTTTGGTAATCTGCATTACATTTCCAGACTGTTTTAGGATAACATAGCTTTTAgatctgcatttctgttctcatCACACTGACACCGCACAAACTTTTGTAAGCTCTTAATATCACCGAGGCTTCTGAAGGGAAGAACGATGCCTCCAAATATGTACTGCACATAGATGGGCTGAGAAAAGACAACTGAACATCTAAGTTAAAAGAACTTGATGACAGGATAACTCTATAGCTCTTTTGCCACACCTGTACCCATACAAGCATAAACACCATTGTTTTCTACTGTGATGTTTCACTGACAAGTCTCAAGAAATGTGTTGCTTTTCCTGAAGTACCAAACAGCCTTAATTTCAGTGAGTTGTGAGAGAATACCAACTGCAAGAGAATACCTATATAGGTCCCCATTTTATAACCTTTGTAATTATACAGAAATGCCCGAAAATGtataaagggtttttttaattattatttatttatgaattcCAATGAATGTGTAACGACATTAGCAGATAATGCCTTCTTATACACTGATATACCTAACTTCAGGTGTCTAAGAACCCATTGCGGCTACTGCAGCTGTCTAATCAATACAATCAATGGAGCCTAGAAAGCCATACATCTGACCAAATGTAGAAGTTCACAGTTAACTCATCAGTTTCTCCCCCTCTGAGTAGCCCTGGACCACCATGTGCCTACATTGGCAGAGTGGCCTTGTGAAACCCAGGATATTCCCATCCTCTAGCCTCCACATGCATAATTTGTCGCTTGCCCAAACCTGATGATTTGTCCTCTTGTCTAAAAtgataaaacaataaaatcccTGAGGAAAAAGGTGTTTCTTTGGATTTTCCGATATCACTTCCATTTCACTGAATGAATGAGATTTAACGCAGTTTGACAGAGAAagcttgaaaatgaaaatgacaatTTTCATGAAATTTGGACAATATTCAAAGGGCGCAAAACGACATTTGGTTCTATCTGGGACTGCTTATTTGCAGCACTTTTCTAGTCCTTTGAGATGTAGTAGGAATGGAGTTTTACCTGGCTTAATTAGGGTTATACCCTATGATTATTAAAGCAATccaacttgtttctttttctgaattattaCACAACACTACAGACACACTGCAATCTAATAAATTGAACTATGATTGACTCAGCTCTAGGTGCCACTCTGACCAGAAGGCAATGATCCTCAAAAGACAGGAGTCTGCAAATGAATACCAATAAAACCTACAAGAGTGAGTTTATTAGTATCATCGCACAGGAGATCTCTGTCCGACTGCATTGCTCCAGGTCTTGGAACATTCCTCtgtaaaatctgtgttttggtAGATTACTCTGAGTAATGACATCATTGTCCCACTTCAATAGCTCCCTCTTACAGACCATCATTtttacagtaattattttttaaaactggtgtTCAGAAGATTAACGATGTTTTCACAGACTACTTCTCAAAATAGGAAAGCATATGTCACAGACAtagaaaatggcaaaatggcacaaagaaacagaaatattcaagTTTAAATGAGCAGAGAGGGAGTGAAAGATGATATGAAATTAAACAGCATTACTGTTAAGTATGTCACATCCTAAAAGTCACTATCTGTAAGTGGTTTTAGGTTTACAGAACACATGATGCTATcgaaatatttttatctgttgaCGGATTGATAGTTAAATAAAACTTACATAAATAGACAATTGCAACATAAGTTAGCTGTGGCTGTAAAATAACTCTTTTTACACTACAGatataaaaggaataaaaaaataaaatacagagttACATTATAACTTAAGCAtaaatttatgtaaaattaattaTCAAAAATGCAGTGTCTCAAACCATATTCACTACTGATACATAAATAATTGACCTAGAAATAAAAGTGTATTACCAGTCACTGAATTTCAATTTATAAATGTACtgacatgaaaaaagaaaaaaaagacataaaaatataagaaatatCAAATTGGGACTTTAAGGCGGTATATTCTGTGTGTCTTTCATGGTtagtttttgggtttggtggggtttttttaatcaataaatacattttagagAGTGAGTGTTATCTCAGTCTTTTACCATACTTTTGGGAGCCCTACACAATTTGTTTGCACATTGAAACTCTTcctactttcttttcttccttgttttttgtCGATTGCCATATTTTCTCCTAGTcaatattttcagtgtgaaCAGATTATATGAGTTAAGCAGAAGTTTGTTGTCTCTTTTCCTGCTGGCTCCTTTAAAGCTTTCTTATGAAGACAGTTTCTCTTTGTCATATTAGTAAATCTTCACATAAATTTGAAAAACTCTAAATATCCCATAGTATTAGTGTACtgataaatacttttattatacccatttttaaatggaattccCACGGACTTCAGCAGGAGTTAAGAATCTTCTGGTGAAAATAGATTGTTTATTGTAAAGCAATCTCTACAGGATCTGTGCAAACAATGTGGATATAAGCCAACGTTCTTAAATTACTGTTACCAATAATTTTTTAGCAGTTTATCTCCCAGTGTTTTggggtgttgttttttggggaaGGATTCTTCTTTACTTCATCTATAACATATTTAACATACTGAAGTCCACAACTAATAGTGGGGCTGCATGAATGGATAATGTATTCATGTGCAGATACACGAAGAACTCAAGTAGCTtatacatgtatgtacatatagCATATGTAACATACACCTTATAATTATATTGTCACATTTACAGAaaaggtgagaagaaaaaaaaattctgaacatCACTAATTCTTGGATTAAAACAGAACTGTAAAGTGCaaattctttcattattttttccatgtgtttgtCAAAACTTATACtatgttcatttttattcagtagCCTCACTAAAtttttgatctttctttttaaccaaAAAGAATTAGCAAGTCATTTATAATCCTACAGTTCCATGGAATTCTAATACCTTCCAAAAAATCAAAAGTGTTCTTTATTATGTTCCACTAAAGAAATGGTAAACTGATGTGGCCTACCATGAAccttttaagtaaaatttattGTATAATTCTTTAATCATAGTTAATTCAGGTAGTGCCAAACATAAATGAAACTTCAGTGTGTCCGTCACAGCATAATAATTATTAAAGACTTGCTTTCAGGATGCAAGAAGATGCTAATACTAGGAAACATCTTTCATTAACCTGTGCTTTCCTCATAGAAAGTGGAGAGCAGATTCTGCATATATGAAGTGGAATTCATCTCACTCAGGGATCTGAAAGTTAGGATTTCTTTATAAATTCACCATTAAAGCTCCTCTTTGTCATGAGAGAGTAGATCTCCAAGGAGAATACCACCACAGCCAAAACCATTTATGATCATTGGGATAATCCTCAAATTAAGCTATTTCTCTCCTTCATTAACTACAGGAGACCTATGTGGCTCCCTTAAACTAAACTCCTCATTTTCAGGTAGCTACATACAGGCAAGAGGAAGCCAGTCAGATTCTCATTTATTATCTGAGAGAAATTTAGCAATAATGGCTCAGACAACAGTAGATTTAATAAACATAACTGTGGGACCTACACATTACAACTTCACAGCTTAGTTTAAACGCTGACTATTCCATTTGATGTTCAATTTATTACTACTATTTCTATGGAAATCCATTAAGTCATTTCAGTACTAAGCAAAATGTAATGCAGTTTGTAACTCCTTGTCTTGAATAAATGTTGGTCATTGGCAGcgattttttttcccctgagatgTAATAGTAAAATAGTCAATATTCAGCAACAAGAGCTGCTTTTAGATGGTCATTTTAATGAAGAGGCAAGCTTCTCATATTTACTGGTTCCTTGCCTTTCACATCCTGCAGTTTTCTAAAGGAACCAAAACACCTATAATTTTTCAATAACTTATAAAGTTTGTAATATGAATTTGTAATAGCTAAAGTGTTTTTCCACTTTAAATGTTTGGcttccttgaaaaaaatttccagcAGCAACTTCTTCAAAACTAGCTAGGcaacttcttaatttttttcaaaagtctATTGCTGTTGCTGTAAACAGGCTTTAAAGCTTTCAGTTCTGGCTTGAATTCTGTTTCCTTGAACTGATCACTGAAATGTTCCATTTATCCATCTATGATTTTAAAGCCTCGATGTTAACAACATGCACGTCTATCT includes:
- the RASSF9 gene encoding ras association domain-containing protein 9 isoform X1, with the protein product MAPFGRNLLKTRHKNRSPNKDMASNEREIVVWVCQEEKIVCGLTKRTTCAEVIQALLEEHQATFGDKKVLFGKPSDYCIVEKWRGSERVLPPLTKILRLWKAWGEEQSNLHFVLVKSDAFLSFPLWKTAEAKVVQNVEKQWDLSPANYMKMLPIDKQKKIVRKTFRKLAKLKQDSVQQERDNMETLIHLIISQDHTIHQQVLRMKELDMEIEKCEAKFHLDRVANDGENYVQDSYLMINPSEAEQQGSRLDDQKNMHDYLSKSDGILQVEERLKHHKQLIEKLCAEIEREVHGICTEKSGDDIHTEGAANAELENSDLESVKYELEKSMKDGLRINSYLSCIQKELTYRDSLLQKKEKEYELLTEEFNLLHVKDNIETRLPSNEEPSKGSGMSSNSIAVPDFVHRVTNLDINDTDSDTGISSTHSQDSEITSGDMVLLST
- the RASSF9 gene encoding ras association domain-containing protein 9 isoform X2, translating into MASNEREIVVWVCQEEKIVCGLTKRTTCAEVIQALLEEHQATFGDKKVLFGKPSDYCIVEKWRGSERVLPPLTKILRLWKAWGEEQSNLHFVLVKSDAFLSFPLWKTAEAKVVQNVEKQWDLSPANYMKMLPIDKQKKIVRKTFRKLAKLKQDSVQQERDNMETLIHLIISQDHTIHQQVLRMKELDMEIEKCEAKFHLDRVANDGENYVQDSYLMINPSEAEQQGSRLDDQKNMHDYLSKSDGILQVEERLKHHKQLIEKLCAEIEREVHGICTEKSGDDIHTEGAANAELENSDLESVKYELEKSMKDGLRINSYLSCIQKELTYRDSLLQKKEKEYELLTEEFNLLHVKDNIETRLPSNEEPSKGSGMSSNSIAVPDFVHRVTNLDINDTDSDTGISSTHSQDSEITSGDMVLLST